Genomic window (Culex pipiens pallens isolate TS chromosome 3, TS_CPP_V2, whole genome shotgun sequence):
CCGTTGACCACAACGAGTACATCGACATTGTGCACCCGGAGTCCAAGGTGAAGCACCGGTACAACACCCGAACCAAGCAGGACCAGTTTGGGCAGTATCCGGTGTGGTACAACGCCCGGAAGGAGAAGCGAAAGCAGCTGCTGCGCGACGGCAAGATCAAGAAGAAGCGCGGTCGGCCCGGCCGGAAGATGCACTTTATCGATGAGACCTGCAACTGGAGGAACATCGTTTGAAGTTGGTTGATCTTTTTTGTCGCGCTAATCTAAGTTGTATCTGTAAGCCGGAGGGAAAAATTCtgtataaataaacaaagctaaactttcaaaaaacattcaacTATAGTTCTTTATTAGTATACTTTATGATTTGattaacattaaattttacaCTGTGGCGTTTTACagtatttatttattgttgCTTAATTTAAATGGCTTACAGCTAGATCGAAAGGCGcgttattttaaacattaattaAAACAGATTGTATTTCATCACACAAATCCATCACTTGCCGCAAAGTAAGGAAAATACATATTGGGTAAAACCAATTCTTAACAACTTAAATTGGgagtgttcttttattacgtaacgcagttggggaggagggggggagggttggaggccgtgttacgctccatacaacatttttaaaatttgtatggaaattttgttacgaggggggtgGGGGTCTGAAAATCCTATTTTttgtgttacgtaataaaagaacgctcccttatttaaatgaaaacatCCTAAAGGAACCGCCCCGATGTATACAATTTGCAGAGCATTAAACGActgatggcctatctacaatcacttagcttagaaaatttcacttagcttaggaatttgaatcaatggaaatgaatctgagtttctacaatggaaaagtaatcaaattagaaactgacgtttggtttggaaaatttcaaaatctacggtaagttgacgtttccatatcaaaggtaaacaaacaactgcatagcaacgtatatcagcccagcatgttctctaagttgattgtggatgacgaacgtaagttgcagactttcctaagtaactactttacttagatgttctaagctaagtgattgtagataggccatgaaTCGAAAACGCCGAAAGTTATGCACCTCCAGAAATCAGGGGCAAATAAAAAGAtgacagagcggattcgttaattcgaattttGCTTCATCAAATACATGCTAATTCGAAAGCTCGATAATTCCAACATAcccgaagtttaaaaaaaatcatatgtcACAAAAAGACTGACGGAAAATACAAGATAGTATgtctttccttaaaaaatacaaaaatcatttaataaaactgtttttatgtgatctcaaatgttttatttaattattttttaaatcaaatttacaactccaatacttcaaaCTTACGTGGAATTTcacgaggattccgaatatgtcaaaattgagaccaaaagtgccgtctttttggcctacagggcaaaaactaacgttgtaaaatgtttgttatagaaaaatcgaaaaactatgagaaaaactgcgattgtcCATGAAATACCCTAACCccctgcaaaaagatattggggttttaaaaaaatcatttttagcagtaatttgcaaaagctatgagaaaaagtcaaactaatcctggatgtctataccgcattttgaagggcttaGAGAATTagaattgatcaagttttacgcaaatgggagcaattttataattttttatgttatttggacctcaaatttcaatgcccgttttatctCACTTCCCTTTTTCGTAgatggctcatatttggcatgagttcatttcaggtatagacaaacaaacgctgaaagtttcatccaaatcggagcacctcgatacgacctgttacatactagtgaaaaactcgctcttaatgtgcataatgattaaaaatatgtggcgggacaattatgcgtagaattcTGCTTCCGGATCAGCGGCCGTGGTAAGTGCGAGcttttaagctgtttttatcGTGTGATcgattctatgacaatttccggaattccatttcccggaatggacattatccggaatggacgttttccggaatgaaatttcccggaatggacgtttcccggaatggacacttcccggaaaaaaacgttttttttttatattacctgatGTGACAATGAATTGGTTTGACCTAGTCACATTTAAGGaactcgatattttgacaacaatatgaatgataaatacatgaatgataaaaaagaaagtgaaatgttcggacaCGAACAATAGAAGCAAGCGTTGACTATTGAACCAATACTTTATTaaccaccacgagatgtaacaatgtagatcgatagatattagacaaacactagatttttttaacattccttCAATGGGAtgttatgtaagaattttcccttcttttgttaatcagtgacttttgtgactaaattcttccaaattctaccataaagcagaatgattattttcaaagaagggaaaacctctagaaaataaaaagctttcataagatcaaagtataatgtgtattttcttgaggttttcccttctttaaaaatacacgatctttcaTCAATGTGATAGGATTTCGCGTAAGAGACTTCCGAGATTTTCCTTGTGTTAATCAGTTGACtattgtgactaaattctaccaaattttactaaaaagcagaatgattattttcaaagaagggaaaacctcaagaaaataaaaagcttttcagaaaatcaaggtATAACGTGTactttcttgaggttttccctactttaaaaataaacattctgctttataataaaatttggtagaatttagtcacaaaagtcaactgattaacacaagaagggaaatctctTACACGAAATCCCATCACATTGATGAAAGAGTGttcattttcaaagaagggaaaacctcaataaaatacaaattatacttttatcttctgaaagctttttattttctagaggttttcccttctttgaaaataaacattcttctTTATAGTGCAGATTTCTGTAAAGAAAAACTAGGTAAAATTGAGTAGAATTAAcaaaaagggaaaattcttatataaaatcccattactttgatgaaagagtgttcattttcaaagaagggaaaccctcaagaaaatacacattatactttgatcttctgaaagctttttattttccagaggttttcccttctttgaaaataaacattcttctGTATAGTTCAGAGTTCTTCGATGAAAAActaggtaaaattttgtagaatcaacaaaagaagggaaaactcttatataaaatcccattactttgatgaaagattgtgtatttttaaagaagggaaaatctcaagaaaatacacattatactttgatcttatgaaaagctttttattttcttgaggttttcccttctttgaaaataaacattctgccttataataaaatttggtagaatttagtcacaaaagtcaactgattaacaaaagaagggaaaattcttacataacatcacattgaaagaatgttaaaaacatCTAGTGTTTGTCTTATATCTATCGATCCACATTGTTACATTTCGTGATGGTTAATAAAGTATTGGTTCGATAGTCAACGCTTGCTTGTATTGTTCGtgtccgaacatttcacttttttttatgattcatgtATTTAACattcatattgttgtcaaaatatcAAGTTCCTCAAATATGACTAGGTCAAACCAACGGAGTACAAACTTaataattcttaaccacaagtaagCGAGTGGCAAGATTGCATTCATTGTCAAATCaggttatatttaaaaaaaaactaatttttccgGGAagtgtccattccgggaaacgtccattccgggaaatttcattccggataacgtccattccagataatgtccattccggataacatccattccggaaaacgtccattccggataatgtccattccggaaaacgtcctttccgggaaatggaattccggaagTTGTCATAGAATCCGTGTGATCAGATATTACCGCAATCTGAAGAAGTTGACGCTGTGGCTGGACAATTGTTCAAGTCAAAATAAAAACCAGGATCTGATTGAATACATAGCTCTCCTCATCAACCAACCGGAAGTAAAGCTCCAACGGATCGAATTGAGTTATTTCGAGCCAGGCCACACTTTCATGGCTGCCGACAGTGTACACGCTGGAGTCGAGAAACAAATGAAGCAGAAACGAGTGGTTACATTGGAGGACTTCAAGTTAGCTGTCTCAAAAGCTCAGAAAAatgtcga
Coding sequences:
- the LOC120428572 gene encoding protein LLP homolog produces the protein MTARSKSRRDKNNRIRRAKNKVKELKKLKKTLGMIDEDGMDIMEKVKEITEQQKKKEEEEKIKAEVREDIVKEETKDTVDHNEYIDIVHPESKVKHRYNTRTKQDQFGQYPVWYNARKEKRKQLLRDGKIKKKRGRPGRKMHFIDETCNWRNIV